TCCGCAAGCTTGCATGCTATTCTCATCATAAACCTTCTCATTATTATAGTTAGTTCGTCTTCTCTACATTTATCTATTATATCCATTTGTATCTCTGTAAACGGAACAATATATAGATTTATTTTTTCTGTATATTCTGCTAATATTTTAGCTAAATCTTTAACTTTGTCCTTAGCTCTTTCTGATGTATAAGGGTGACTATGATAATAAACGCAATTCACCTCAACACCTCTTTTAGCCATAAGATATCCTGCTACTGGGGAATCTATTCCACCAGATAACATTAACATCGTGCTACCATTCATTCCATATGGTAGACCTGCCGAAGCTTTTGTTACATCTTTATTAGACCAAATATAAGTATAATTATTTCTTATTTCAATATTTATTACAACGTCTGGTGTCTTAACATCAACATTTATTTCACCCTCGTAATTATCCAGAACATATCCACCAACTTTTCTTGAAACTTCCATAGAATTTAATTCAAAATCTTTATTAGCCCTATTAGTAATTATCTTAAACGTCTTTTCTTTTGCTTCTTTAACTTTATCTAAAGCAGCTTCTTTTATTTTGTTAAAGTCTATTTCCACTTCCTTAACTAAACATACTTCAAGTATTCCAAACACCTTGCTAATTCTTTTAATACTTTCTTCTATTTCGTCAGTCTTAATAAAATATCTTCCACTATCATGTATAAATTCTGCTTCTATACCTTCAAGCTTCTTACCTATATTGTCTCTTAATTTTCTTTCAAATTTACCTCTGTTTAATCCTTTTAAAAATATTTCTGGCGCATACTTTACTAAAATAAGTTCACTCATTATTTTTTAATCCTCCTTAAAAATTTAAGTCCTTTTTCTAAAGTTTCTATTACATAATCTACTTCTTCTATTTTATTATCATCTGAAAAAGAAAATCTAATCCCTCCTGATATTTCATCATTTGTAAGTCCTAATGCTTTTAATACATAGCTCCCACCAATTTTTTCTCTTTCTTTAGATGAGCAAGCTGAACCTGTAGAAACATAAATTCCTGCTTCTTCCAAGAAGTGAAGTAATACCTCACCTTTTACTCCTTTAAATGATACATTTAAAATATATGGAGAAAAACTTTCATTTAATAAACTGTTAATTCTTATATCCTTTATATTATGTAGTTTTTCAACGAATCTCTTTTTTATGTTAAAAACCTTTTTATAATTTTCATTCATATTTTCATAGGCTAAATTAGCTGCTAGGCTTAATCCCATTATACCAGGTATATTTTGTGTACCAGCCCTTATTCCAAATTCTTGTGATCCACCCTCTATTAAAGGAATCACATTACTAGGCTTTTTAATATAAATAAAACCTGTTCCTTTCGGTCCATGAAATTTATGCCCACTTACAGTCAAAAAGTCTATATTCATTTTCTTAACATCTATATATAACTTACTATAACTTTGAACCCCATCTACATGAAATTTAGTTCTTGTACTACCTTCCTTTATGATTTCTCCTATTGTTTTTAAATCTTGGATTACTCCAATTTCATTATTCACATGTATTATAGATACAAGAACTGTTTCTTTAGTTATAGAATTCTTTAAATGTTCTAAATCAACTTTACCATTTTCATCTATTTTTACAAATGTAACCTTAACACCACCATCTTCTAACCTCTTTATTGTATTTAAAATAGATGCGTGTTCAAAAGGTGTTGTAATAAGATGGGTTCCTGGCTTTAAAATCCCCTTAAGAACTAAATTATTTCCTTCACTTCCACCCCCATTAAAATGTATTTCATTTTCACTAGCATTTATAGTCTTAGCTAAAGCTTCTCTACATTCCTTTATCTTTCGTTCGCTTTTCAATCCCAAATTATGTAGTGAAGATGGATTTCCATAAAACTCTTTCATTCCAAAGGCTACTTCATCAATAATCTTATCTAAAGGCTTTGTTGTTGAGCTATTATCAAAATAAACTTCCATTAAATCTTCTTCCTTTCAAGTTTATACTCCTTTTTTCTATTCCACTCCCAATCACTGACTTTTCTTATAAACTTACTATGTAATATACATGTTTTATTATAACAAAAAAACAATATCTGCATAGTCCCTTTTATGAATTAAGTGACATAAAAAATACTTATTCAAAATATAAAAAGTAAATATCAAATTTATTAGTTATCTCCAGTTCTATCTTTACCATCTTTTTTTAATTTAACTATCTCTGCTTCCTGTTCTTCTATAATCTTTTTATAATTTATTTCCTTTTTTCCCCATTCCTTACTCAGATTATTAATTAATGATGCCATTTCATCTGCGCTTCCTACAATTCTATTGAATAATAACAAATTAGATTGTAGAATCTCAGGAATTTCATCATGTGAATATCGAAGTCTATGGTCTATTTCACCATAACCTTCTTCAAAAATTGTTCTAACTTGTATTTCCGCAATAACCTTTTGGCTAGTTGGATAAAATTCTACTAAGTAATGTACTGAACGATATCCTGAAGCTTTTGACCTTACTTCAATATTTTCATCTTCAAAAACCTCTATATTATCTCCATCCCTAACATTTGCTGTTATCTCAATAACCTTCCAAGTTTTTAAAATAAATTCATGTATTTCGTGCCATTGATCTTTAAATATATGTATAACCCTTATTCCTATCAAATCATTTATTTCATTCTTATAGTTATCTACTGTAAACTGAAATTCATCACCATATTTACTTTTTCTATCTTCTGTTTTTCTTATAACCTTTTCTATTAATCTATCTGGATCCTTAATTCTAGACTTAACCAAATGTACCATTTGTTGCGAACGCAATATATTAGCTATAAACTCAGCTTGATTTTCATATGAATTTTTATATTCAATATAATCTTCATAAATTTCTTTAAGATTATTAATGTTAGTAATGTTTTTAGGAATTATTTTCTTAGAGTGTGGACATTTTAATAGAAATTCATCTATATTAAAACTCTTTTTCAATATTACACCATCCTTTTATTTACCTAATTATTCTTTATTACTTTATATTTATTATACTACATTAATATTACTCTAAAAAATACAGATAAATTTCTCACTAATTATATATTTTAGTTGCATATTTTAATCATTATATGTAAAATTAAGTTAGAGTATTAATAATA
The DNA window shown above is from Clostridium beijerinckii and carries:
- a CDS encoding cysteine desulfurase NifS, encoding MEVYFDNSSTTKPLDKIIDEVAFGMKEFYGNPSSLHNLGLKSERKIKECREALAKTINASENEIHFNGGGSEGNNLVLKGILKPGTHLITTPFEHASILNTIKRLEDGGVKVTFVKIDENGKVDLEHLKNSITKETVLVSIIHVNNEIGVIQDLKTIGEIIKEGSTRTKFHVDGVQSYSKLYIDVKKMNIDFLTVSGHKFHGPKGTGFIYIKKPSNVIPLIEGGSQEFGIRAGTQNIPGIMGLSLAANLAYENMNENYKKVFNIKKRFVEKLHNIKDIRINSLLNESFSPYILNVSFKGVKGEVLLHFLEEAGIYVSTGSACSSKEREKIGGSYVLKALGLTNDEISGGIRFSFSDDNKIEEVDYVIETLEKGLKFLRRIKK
- a CDS encoding tRNA 4-thiouridine(8) synthase ThiI, which produces MSELILVKYAPEIFLKGLNRGKFERKLRDNIGKKLEGIEAEFIHDSGRYFIKTDEIEESIKRISKVFGILEVCLVKEVEIDFNKIKEAALDKVKEAKEKTFKIITNRANKDFELNSMEVSRKVGGYVLDNYEGEINVDVKTPDVVINIEIRNNYTYIWSNKDVTKASAGLPYGMNGSTMLMLSGGIDSPVAGYLMAKRGVEVNCVYYHSHPYTSERAKDKVKDLAKILAEYTEKINLYIVPFTEIQMDIIDKCREDELTIIMRRFMMRIACKLADIYGIDSVSTGESIGQVASQTMDGLIVSDDCADRPAFRPLIAMDKTDIMDIARKIGTYETSILPYEDCCTIFVPKHPKTNPKLEKIRKEEEKLNIDELVEKSIKDIEVVTF
- a CDS encoding GTP pyrophosphokinase, with the protein product MKKSFNIDEFLLKCPHSKKIIPKNITNINNLKEIYEDYIEYKNSYENQAEFIANILRSQQMVHLVKSRIKDPDRLIEKVIRKTEDRKSKYGDEFQFTVDNYKNEINDLIGIRVIHIFKDQWHEIHEFILKTWKVIEITANVRDGDNIEVFEDENIEVRSKASGYRSVHYLVEFYPTSQKVIAEIQVRTIFEEGYGEIDHRLRYSHDEIPEILQSNLLLFNRIVGSADEMASLINNLSKEWGKKEINYKKIIEEQEAEIVKLKKDGKDRTGDN